CTCGTGGCCGACCTCGAGCCGGTGGCGCTGTTGCCCAGCAATCCGATGGTTCTCGTCAGCAAGAATGCGGTTCCGGCAAAATCGCTGAAGGAGCTGATCGAGTGGCTGAAGGCGCGGCCTACCCCGGCTACCGCCGGCACCGCTGGCGCCGGTTCGGGAAGTCATATCGCCGGGCTTTATTTCCAGAACGTCACCGGCGTCAGACTGCAATATGTGCCGTATCGCGGCACCGGGCCGGCGATGAATGATCTCGTGGCCGGGCAGATCGATCTGATCGTCGATCAGCTTTCCAACTCCATCAACCAGGTGCGCGCCGGCACCATCCGCGCCTATGCCGTCACCGATACCAAGCGCGGCGCCTCGGCACCGGAGATTCCGACCACGGACGAGGCCGGCCTGCCCGGGTTCCACATGACGCTGTGGTCGGGCCTGTGGGTGCCGAAGGGGACGCCGAAGGATATTGTCGCCAAGCTCAACGCTTCCGCGGTCGATGCGCTGAACGATCCGGGCGTGCGCAAGCAGCTGGAAAACCTCGGTCTGCAGATGCCGCCGAAGGATAAGCTGTCGCCGGAGGCGCTCGGCAGCTGGCAGAAGGCCGAGATTGCGAAATGGTGGCCTATGATCAAGGCCGCCGACGTCAAGGTGAATTGAACCGGCGAATTGCCGACCTCACCATGAGGTTCCAGAGCAGTGAGTAACCTCTACGGCACTGCGGCTGCGGCAAATTAACCCGACGGGCAAGGTATCGCTTAACCCGTCGGGTAAATCAGATTTATCAGTTCGCCCGTCTCACCCGGCAAGAGGGGCGGGTCGCGATCGTCACGAACGCGGGTTGAGATGCGGTGGACGCGGCAGCGTCGGGCGGTTGGTGAGAACCGCCCGTTCGCACATGACAGATTTTGCAGACACAAGAGCACGGCATAAGCCGTAAAACCATTGCGCAGGGAAGGCCGGATTGCCTCCGCTGAACCTGTATGCTCGTGTGCGTTTCTTGATGCACACTTTGCACACGAGACCGCGGGTGCAGCGCGCACCCGGCTTTCCCTGCACCCTCTTTTCTTCAGAGGGACAAAATTCGCCTCGCGCCGCGGGAAGCCACATCCTGTGGATGTATGGATGAGCCATAACACTGGATGCAATCAGCCCATGGTTGCCGATGCGCCACGATTGTTGCTTGGCCGCAACAGTCAGCGAAGATTTAACCGTCATCGCAGCAAGCGCTTGCACGCGCCGCTATTTGGCCACACCCCTCAATGAAATCATTCCTTCGTAGGCTTACGGCCACGGCGCTCGCGAAGGCGAAGGGAACCTGCTCAATTCCCGGGTCTAACAAGAGTTGGCCGGGGAAACAGGTTCGCGATGGACGCCAGGACCGACATCAAGAAGCGACTGCCGAGCCGTCATGTGACGGAGGGCCCGGAGCGGGCACCGCACCGGTCGTATCTTTATGCCATGGGACTGACCACCGCGCAGATCCACCAGCCCTTTGTCGGCGTGGCGTCCTGCTGGAACGAGGCCGCGCCCTGCAACATCTCGCTGATGCGGCAGGCCCAGGCGGTCAAGAAGGGCGTCGCCTCCGCCGGCGGCACCCCCCGCGAATTCTGCACCATCACCGTCACCGACGGCATCGCCATGGGCCATGACGGCATGCGCTCGTCGCTGCCTTCAAGGGAATGCATCGCCGATTCCGTCGAATTGACCATGCGCGGCCACGCCTACGACGCCCTCGTCGGGATCGCCGGCTGCGATAAGTCGTTGCCGGGCATGATGATGGCGATGGTCCGGCTCAACGTGCCCTCGATCTTCATCTATGGCGGCTCGATCCTGCCGGGCAATTTCCGCGGCCAGCAGGTCACGGTGCAGGACATGTTCGAGGCGGTCGG
The genomic region above belongs to Bradyrhizobium sediminis and contains:
- a CDS encoding tripartite tricarboxylate transporter substrate binding protein BugD, producing the protein MRRTVLTALIAMLLSGGVARADNFPSHPVTIVVPFAAGGPSDVMARILAERMKTTLGETVLVENVTGAGGSIGVGRALRSPPDGYTISFGHLGTHVANGAIYKLGYDLVADLEPVALLPSNPMVLVSKNAVPAKSLKELIEWLKARPTPATAGTAGAGSGSHIAGLYFQNVTGVRLQYVPYRGTGPAMNDLVAGQIDLIVDQLSNSINQVRAGTIRAYAVTDTKRGASAPEIPTTDEAGLPGFHMTLWSGLWVPKGTPKDIVAKLNASAVDALNDPGVRKQLENLGLQMPPKDKLSPEALGSWQKAEIAKWWPMIKAADVKVN